The following is a genomic window from Bacteroidia bacterium.
GGACGTCCTTAAAAAAAAACCGCCCCGTGGAGGGGGCGGCATAGCGTTTGCTGTTGATGTCGGAACGGCGGGATTTGAACCCGCGACCCCTACTACCCCAAAGTAGTGCGCTACCGGGCTGCGCTACGTTCCGATCCGCTCGCCGTGAAGCGAGACCACTAATATACGCAAATGTTTCGGGATTTCCATAATGCCGTTGAAGCAGCAATCGGTCCAAGCAGCAATCGGTCCACCAGCGCGGACCGATTCACGATTCCGGATTCCCGATTATCCTCTGATCCGCTCCCGCAGATCTTCCAGAAACACTTTCACCTTTATGAGATCGTTTCGGAGTTGCCCTTCGGGTTCGAAGATCAAGGCGGTCTGTGCCGGATCCACCATCTCTTCCTTCTCATCGCGGCCGAATTCCGCGTCGCCTCCGGGTGTGTAGGTTTTCAGGACCTGCTTCGCACCTTCTATGGTATAGCGCTCGTCGCGCAGCAGCTTCTTGATGAAGAGAATGAGCTGAATGTCTTTGTTCGTGTAGATGCGGTTGCCGGCGCGATTCTTCGCGGGCTTGAGCTCGTCGAATTCCGATTCCCAATACCGGAGCACGTATTGCTCGAGGTTGGTGATTTTACTCACCTCGCTGATGGAGTAGTAGAGTTTTTTAATCGAAAAATCTTTCATCTGCGCACCCGAGGATAGTGAGCCGGAATCAGAATCTAACCATACGTTTTTGAACATGCAACAGGCGCTTCTCTCGAAGGTTTCATGAAGTATTCCGCGTAACCTCACCGTACCCCTTTCCCTTCGTCCCAACGGCTCAAGCGATGTGCGAATTCCCGTAAGGTCCTGAGTCGCAATTCAGCGTACGTAACTGTGGTGAGCGCGCGTTCGTTCTGGTAAAGCATGCTGTTCGACCTCTTGCTGAAACCGGGATCCGCGTCTACCAGGGATTGGAGGATATCTTGCGGGGAAAGACAATTGCGGCGGTGAGCACGGCGAGCGCGAAACCGCCCAGCACATCGAGCAGATAATGTTGCCGCACCAGCATGGTGGAGAGAGAAATCGCCGGTGCGACGAGGAGAAACAGCATCGATGGCACGGAAAACCCTCTTTCCTTCAGGGAGAGAAACGCCACGAGCCAGGGATTTGCGACGTGCAGACTGGGGAAGGCGTTGAAACGTGAATCCACCAGATGCACGAGAGCAATGACACCGCCACCCTCCGCGGCGAAATCCCGTTCCGGTCCCTGCGCCGGAAACAGCGCGAAGAGTGCGAAAGCGCCGAGGTTCATGACTATGAAGGACGAGAACGCCAGATTCAGGAATTGCGCGTTTCTGCGTATGACGAAGAGCCCCAACACAATCACATACGCGAGCAGGTAAATGAAAAACGTCCAGGGAACGATGGGGAAGGTGGCATCGATCGGGAGGGAGGGATCGAACACCGGTCCGCGCGACGCTCCGATCCAAGCCGTGGTGTAGTACAGCGTCACCCATCCCGCATAGCACAGCAGCATGATGAGGACGTAGCGACGAAGGGAAAACGGGCGTACGCGCTCAGTGTTCATGCGGTAAAATATCGCATTCCGCAATGGAAAGGAATGCGCCGTGTGATCGCAGATCATCCGCCGCATCGTTCATCGCTTCATATCATCCCTGGTCTTTCGCCAATCTACACTACGTCTCGCCATCGCAGCCGCATTTTCCCCCGACGGGGGATTTTCTCGCCGGCGACCTTGCGGATGGCGGCGATGCGCTGAAGCAGCGGCGGATGGGAGTGATGCAGGGCCACGTAGAGCGGATGCGGTGTGAGATTGGCGAGATTGGAAACGGAAAGTTTCTTGAGCGCATCGATGAGCGCCTCGGCATTGCGATAACTGCGCACGGCGTAGCGGTCCGCCTCGAATTCGTGTTTGCGGCTGAGGGCGTGCAGGGCGAGTGAGAGCAGGAAGCTTACCGGGGAGTACAGCATGCCGAAAAACACCAGCGCGGCGTAGACGGAATGCTCTTCGACGAAGAACGCCCGCGAGAGCGCGCCGCTCTCCACGAACAGCGAGAGCAGGAAGAGCATCATGCCGCTCTGTGCTATGCCGAGAGCGGTGCTGATGAGAATGTGCTTGCGGCGGTAGTGGCCGATTTCATGCGCGAGCACGGCGGTGAGCTCGGCGGGTGTGTGCTTCTCGATGAGCGTATCGAACAGCACGATGCGGCGGTGCCTCCCGAAGCCGGTGAAAAACGCATTCGCCCTCGTGCTGCGTTTCGAGCCGTCCATGACGAAAATGCCCTTCATCGGAAAGCGTACGGCCTCGGCGTAGCGCAGGATTTCGTCGCGCAGCGGTCCCTCGGCCAGCGCGGCGAAGCGGTTGAACAGCGGCATAATCCACGTCGGTGCCACATACTGCACGGCGAGCATGATTACGGTCACCGCTCCCCACGCGTACAGCCAGGCCATCGGTCCCGCCGAGGAGAACAGCCACAACACGAGCGCCAGCAGCGGAGCGCCCAGCAATAGCGCCAGCAGCGCGCCCTTGAGCACATCGGCGGCGAAGGTCTTCCACGTCGTGCGGTTGAAGCCGAAGCGCTGCTCGATCACGAATGTGGAGTATATGGAGAACGGCAGCGCCAGCAGCGAGCGTCCCGCCGCGAGTATGCCGATGTAGCACAAACCGGTGATGATAGCCGGGAGACCGAACGACCGCACCCACACATCCAGCACGCCAAATCCTCCCGCGAACCAGAACCCCGGCAGCAGCAGCATATCGAAACCCGAGGTTACAAAGCCGAAGCGCGTACGCACCCGCGTGTATTCCTGAGCCCGTGCATAGCGCTCCGCATCATACACGCCCGCGAATTCCTCCGGCACCCTCGGCGACAAAGCCCGCAGGTTGAGCACGTCCGCAAGCACGTCGAGCGCGTTGGTGACGAACAGTGTGGCGAGGATGATAAGTGCGAATTCATTCATGCAGCGCGGAGCCGGAAGTTGTATCAGTGTGATGACGCACTCCCAAAATGCGAAGAAATATCGTTCTGACAACATATACTCCACCCAGAATGAGAGGGCGATGGAAATTCGCAGGCCGGCGCCTGAGCGAGTTTAG
Proteins encoded in this region:
- a CDS encoding MerR family transcriptional regulator produces the protein MKDFSIKKLYYSISEVSKITNLEQYVLRYWESEFDELKPAKNRAGNRIYTNKDIQLILFIKKLLRDERYTIEGAKQVLKTYTPGGDAEFGRDEKEEMVDPAQTALIFEPEGQLRNDLIKVKVFLEDLRERIRG
- a CDS encoding M48 family metallopeptidase; this translates as MNEFALIILATLFVTNALDVLADVLNLRALSPRVPEEFAGVYDAERYARAQEYTRVRTRFGFVTSGFDMLLLPGFWFAGGFGVLDVWVRSFGLPAIITGLCYIGILAAGRSLLALPFSIYSTFVIEQRFGFNRTTWKTFAADVLKGALLALLLGAPLLALVLWLFSSAGPMAWLYAWGAVTVIMLAVQYVAPTWIMPLFNRFAALAEGPLRDEILRYAEAVRFPMKGIFVMDGSKRSTRANAFFTGFGRHRRIVLFDTLIEKHTPAELTAVLAHEIGHYRRKHILISTALGIAQSGMMLFLLSLFVESGALSRAFFVEEHSVYAALVFFGMLYSPVSFLLSLALHALSRKHEFEADRYAVRSYRNAEALIDALKKLSVSNLANLTPHPLYVALHHSHPPLLQRIAAIRKVAGEKIPRRGKMRLRWRDVV
- a CDS encoding phosphatase PAP2 family protein; this translates as MNTERVRPFSLRRYVLIMLLCYAGWVTLYYTTAWIGASRGPVFDPSLPIDATFPIVPWTFFIYLLAYVIVLGLFVIRRNAQFLNLAFSSFIVMNLGAFALFALFPAQGPERDFAAEGGGVIALVHLVDSRFNAFPSLHVANPWLVAFLSLKERGFSVPSMLFLLVAPAISLSTMLVRQHYLLDVLGGFALAVLTAAIVFPRKISSNPW